A window of Calliopsis andreniformis isolate RMS-2024a chromosome 3, iyCalAndr_principal, whole genome shotgun sequence contains these coding sequences:
- the Mus304 gene encoding mutagen-sensitive 304 isoform X2: MSSTFPLDDTILTQPIVEQKISSVQRFNSIPSTSKVVSNVNSVRKKGSSIYTSQCNTQSMQVETSRDISTIVSIDYKEFKDRLINREVYNSTFKLDDNIVTSESEYIKELEKLKLEHKKLLNDFITKEGEAVFLRNQLQQTQLRAENERLEKTRFIEEQANRHRTEINALCKEKEHLKTQLELQTFEVGNLMERCKLLESGNVKLKEPHTANLNVSMNKSRLSSPVNRLLISNVKSVKVKESSVQTNIHNKSNCFLKTWTPYYPLANIPNLIYDIPQPEKPIIDIQVTEKTGRRNLPILQEEDTFRIFENPELVKPVTTMIDDKRLTVEFILPEIAALQRKTRLELESENSIPIMNKLVSSTRELLLNVIIVLQTIFQAMKNDDIRDMNDIYFSNLYLNLDFNGKSVCDVNAWHECERSIEARRAFGVLSYVTLESTYLSKYIAGKTRLLTEKDESYKYYSRQMVRYDTWSEKNQDFEMFKMILQFVILVGSTRRSHQFSGLICAIMMVICNVHKKVEYCSQGMEYIYQIFKEVVFSRPLPYSYVLLSNVMMIFIKSPTHLRKLCVNSQSMAVNNWKGSLHFTPDACPLQIFLAQVENHHFDMILAIDITDTLLQFVQYILQTDIIPLRSETLESCNCCMKLLRFTIKTLSKCSNVNLSAIKDYDLDYFPLVQNDFCNLEGICPKHSMSCAITSTKCIREIYRDKFSDQNSWATVKRRQLKILKDGIRFLSHLAICDPDFVIRLSDIEDSFHLFMRNINSFDNFTLHENEQEAMNRIKQTFIFDKTSQSQVGSFERTNNMRQLDILTNFQKRFVEPASASSKKNENHNKFLTTIKSLYNNR, translated from the exons ATGAGCAGTACATTTCCACTG GATGACACTATCTTGACACAACCAATTGTAGAACAAAAAATATCTTCTGTGCAAAGGTTTAATAGTATACCATCTACAAGTAAAGTTGTTTCTAATGTGAATAGTGTTCGTAAAAAAGGATCTTCTATATATACATCTCAATGTAATACTCAAAGCATGCAAGTTGAGACTTCAAGAGATATAAGTACTATAGTTTCTATTGATTACAAAGAATTTAAAGACAGATTAATAAATAGAGAAGTATATAATTCAACGTTCAAATTAGATGACAATATTGTTACATCTG AATCAGAATATATAAAGGAATTAGAGAAATTAAAACTTGAACATAAAAAGTTGTTGAATGATTTCATAACTAAAGAAGGTGAGGCAGTTTTTCTTCGTAATCAATTGCAGCAGACTCAATTACGTGCAGAGAATGAGAGATTAGAAAAGACACGTTTTATTGAAGAACAGGCAAATCGTCATAGAACGGAAATTAATGCCTTATGTAAAGAAAAAGAGCATCTGAAAACGCAACTTGAATTGCAA ACCTTTGAAGTAGGAAATTTAATGGAACGTTGTAAACTgttggaaagtggaaatgttaaACTAAAAGAACCACATACTGCAAATTTAAATGTTTCTATGAATAAAAGTAGACTCAGTTCACCAGTGAATAG GTTACTGATTTCAAATGTAAAATCAGTAAAAGTAAAAGAATCCAGCGTTCAAacaaatatccataataaaagTAATTGCTTTCTTAAGACTTGGACACCAT ATTATCCTCTCGCAAATATTCCTAATTTAATATATGATATACCACAGCCAGAGAAACCTATAATTGATATTCAAGTAACAGAAAAAACAGGTCGACGAAACCTACCTATTTTGCAAGAAGAGGATACGTTTAGAATATTTG AAAACCCAGAGTTAGTAAAACCTGTAACAACCATGATAGATGATAAGAGACTAACTGTAGAATTTATTTTACCGGAAATAGCTGCTCTTCAGCGAAAGACGAGGTTAGAGCTCGAGTCAGAAAATTCTATACCAATAATGAACAAA TTAGTTTCTAGTACAAGGGAGTTACTACTGAACGTAATAATTGTTCTTCAGACAATTTTTCAAGCTATGAAAAATGACGATATTCGAGATATGAACGACATTTACTTTTcgaatttatatttaaatctcgactttaatggaaagtctgtttgcGATGTCAACGCATGGCACGAATGTGAACGTAGTATCGAAGCTAGAAGAGCGTTCGGCGTGTTATCATATGTAACTTTGGAATCGACATACCTCAGTAAATATATTGCAGGGAAGACGCGATTACTCACAGAAAAGGATGAATCTTATAAATATTACTCGCGTCAAATGGTGCGCTATGACACATGGTCTGAAAAGAATCAAGATTTTGAGATGTTTAAGATGATCTTGCAATTCGTCATTCTGGTTGGATCGACA agAAGATCTCATCAATTTAGTGGTCTCATATGCGCAATCATGATGGTTATATGCAATGTGCAtaaaaaagttgaatattgttCACAGGG AATGGAATATATTTATCAGATATTTAAGGAAGTAGTGTTTTCAAGGCCTCTGCCTTACAGTTATGTGCTGCTCAGTAATGTAATGATGATTTTTATTAAGTCGCCAACGCACTTGCGAAAACTTTGTGTTAATTCAC AGTCGATGGCAGTGAACAATTGGAAAGGTTCTCTACACTTCACTCCAG acGCCTGCCCATTACAAATTTTCTTGGCCCAGGTGGAAAATCATCATTTCGACATGATACTCGCAATAGATATTACAGATACATTATTGCAGTTTGTGCAATATATATTACAAACAGACATCATTCCACTGAGGTCGGAGACACTGGAGTCTTGCAATTGTTGCATGAAATTACTGCGATTTACAATCAAAACACTTTCTAAATGCAGCAATGTAAATCTGAGTGCCATCAAAGATTACGATTTGGATTATTTTCCTCTAGTACAGAATGATTTTTGTAATCTAGAGGGCATTTGTCCCAAACATTCTATGTCTTGCGCGATAACAAGTACTAAATGCATACGCGAGATATATCGAGATAAGTTTTCAGATCAGAATTCTTGGGCAACTGTGAAGAGAAGACAGTTGAAGATATTGAAAGATGGAATAAGATTTTTATCCCATCTGGCGATATGTGATCCTGATTTTGTTATTCGATTGTCAGATATCGAGGATTCATTTCACTTGTTTATGAGGAATATAAATAGTTTTGATAATTTCACCCTTCATGAAAACGAAC AAGAGGCTATGAATCGAATAAAACAAACTTTTATTTTCgataaaacatcacaatcacaagtgGGATCATTCGAGAGAACCAATAATATGAGGCAATTGGACATATTAACGAATTTTCAAAAGAGATTCGTTGAACCTGCCTCAGCAAGCTCCAAAAAGAACGAAAATCACAATAAATTCCTAACCACGATTAAGTCGCTATACAATAATCGATAG
- the Mus304 gene encoding mutagen-sensitive 304 isoform X1 — MLIVLTNLNVKYKSTNMFKRVETNRENDYSLPAKRPKYDTKKGPLEGVSSANKRELIEKKRGKLDDIWGDDFAEEDIEEMDFVASQACLQDDTILTQPIVEQKISSVQRFNSIPSTSKVVSNVNSVRKKGSSIYTSQCNTQSMQVETSRDISTIVSIDYKEFKDRLINREVYNSTFKLDDNIVTSESEYIKELEKLKLEHKKLLNDFITKEGEAVFLRNQLQQTQLRAENERLEKTRFIEEQANRHRTEINALCKEKEHLKTQLELQTFEVGNLMERCKLLESGNVKLKEPHTANLNVSMNKSRLSSPVNRLLISNVKSVKVKESSVQTNIHNKSNCFLKTWTPYYPLANIPNLIYDIPQPEKPIIDIQVTEKTGRRNLPILQEEDTFRIFENPELVKPVTTMIDDKRLTVEFILPEIAALQRKTRLELESENSIPIMNKLVSSTRELLLNVIIVLQTIFQAMKNDDIRDMNDIYFSNLYLNLDFNGKSVCDVNAWHECERSIEARRAFGVLSYVTLESTYLSKYIAGKTRLLTEKDESYKYYSRQMVRYDTWSEKNQDFEMFKMILQFVILVGSTRRSHQFSGLICAIMMVICNVHKKVEYCSQGMEYIYQIFKEVVFSRPLPYSYVLLSNVMMIFIKSPTHLRKLCVNSQSMAVNNWKGSLHFTPDACPLQIFLAQVENHHFDMILAIDITDTLLQFVQYILQTDIIPLRSETLESCNCCMKLLRFTIKTLSKCSNVNLSAIKDYDLDYFPLVQNDFCNLEGICPKHSMSCAITSTKCIREIYRDKFSDQNSWATVKRRQLKILKDGIRFLSHLAICDPDFVIRLSDIEDSFHLFMRNINSFDNFTLHENEQEAMNRIKQTFIFDKTSQSQVGSFERTNNMRQLDILTNFQKRFVEPASASSKKNENHNKFLTTIKSLYNNR; from the exons ATGTTAATTGTATTGACAAATCTAAATG TTAAATATAAATCAACCAATATGTTTAAACGAGTAGAAACTAACAGAGAAAATGATTATTCTCTACCCGCCAAACGACCAAAGTACGATACAAAGAAAGGACCTTTGGAAGGTGTTTCTTCTGCAAACAAGAGAGAATTAATAGAGAAAAAGCGTGGAAAATTGGATGATATATGGGGCGATGATTTTGCAGAAGAGGATATAGAAGAAATGGATTTTGTGGCATCTCAAGCTTGTTTGCAG GATGACACTATCTTGACACAACCAATTGTAGAACAAAAAATATCTTCTGTGCAAAGGTTTAATAGTATACCATCTACAAGTAAAGTTGTTTCTAATGTGAATAGTGTTCGTAAAAAAGGATCTTCTATATATACATCTCAATGTAATACTCAAAGCATGCAAGTTGAGACTTCAAGAGATATAAGTACTATAGTTTCTATTGATTACAAAGAATTTAAAGACAGATTAATAAATAGAGAAGTATATAATTCAACGTTCAAATTAGATGACAATATTGTTACATCTG AATCAGAATATATAAAGGAATTAGAGAAATTAAAACTTGAACATAAAAAGTTGTTGAATGATTTCATAACTAAAGAAGGTGAGGCAGTTTTTCTTCGTAATCAATTGCAGCAGACTCAATTACGTGCAGAGAATGAGAGATTAGAAAAGACACGTTTTATTGAAGAACAGGCAAATCGTCATAGAACGGAAATTAATGCCTTATGTAAAGAAAAAGAGCATCTGAAAACGCAACTTGAATTGCAA ACCTTTGAAGTAGGAAATTTAATGGAACGTTGTAAACTgttggaaagtggaaatgttaaACTAAAAGAACCACATACTGCAAATTTAAATGTTTCTATGAATAAAAGTAGACTCAGTTCACCAGTGAATAG GTTACTGATTTCAAATGTAAAATCAGTAAAAGTAAAAGAATCCAGCGTTCAAacaaatatccataataaaagTAATTGCTTTCTTAAGACTTGGACACCAT ATTATCCTCTCGCAAATATTCCTAATTTAATATATGATATACCACAGCCAGAGAAACCTATAATTGATATTCAAGTAACAGAAAAAACAGGTCGACGAAACCTACCTATTTTGCAAGAAGAGGATACGTTTAGAATATTTG AAAACCCAGAGTTAGTAAAACCTGTAACAACCATGATAGATGATAAGAGACTAACTGTAGAATTTATTTTACCGGAAATAGCTGCTCTTCAGCGAAAGACGAGGTTAGAGCTCGAGTCAGAAAATTCTATACCAATAATGAACAAA TTAGTTTCTAGTACAAGGGAGTTACTACTGAACGTAATAATTGTTCTTCAGACAATTTTTCAAGCTATGAAAAATGACGATATTCGAGATATGAACGACATTTACTTTTcgaatttatatttaaatctcgactttaatggaaagtctgtttgcGATGTCAACGCATGGCACGAATGTGAACGTAGTATCGAAGCTAGAAGAGCGTTCGGCGTGTTATCATATGTAACTTTGGAATCGACATACCTCAGTAAATATATTGCAGGGAAGACGCGATTACTCACAGAAAAGGATGAATCTTATAAATATTACTCGCGTCAAATGGTGCGCTATGACACATGGTCTGAAAAGAATCAAGATTTTGAGATGTTTAAGATGATCTTGCAATTCGTCATTCTGGTTGGATCGACA agAAGATCTCATCAATTTAGTGGTCTCATATGCGCAATCATGATGGTTATATGCAATGTGCAtaaaaaagttgaatattgttCACAGGG AATGGAATATATTTATCAGATATTTAAGGAAGTAGTGTTTTCAAGGCCTCTGCCTTACAGTTATGTGCTGCTCAGTAATGTAATGATGATTTTTATTAAGTCGCCAACGCACTTGCGAAAACTTTGTGTTAATTCAC AGTCGATGGCAGTGAACAATTGGAAAGGTTCTCTACACTTCACTCCAG acGCCTGCCCATTACAAATTTTCTTGGCCCAGGTGGAAAATCATCATTTCGACATGATACTCGCAATAGATATTACAGATACATTATTGCAGTTTGTGCAATATATATTACAAACAGACATCATTCCACTGAGGTCGGAGACACTGGAGTCTTGCAATTGTTGCATGAAATTACTGCGATTTACAATCAAAACACTTTCTAAATGCAGCAATGTAAATCTGAGTGCCATCAAAGATTACGATTTGGATTATTTTCCTCTAGTACAGAATGATTTTTGTAATCTAGAGGGCATTTGTCCCAAACATTCTATGTCTTGCGCGATAACAAGTACTAAATGCATACGCGAGATATATCGAGATAAGTTTTCAGATCAGAATTCTTGGGCAACTGTGAAGAGAAGACAGTTGAAGATATTGAAAGATGGAATAAGATTTTTATCCCATCTGGCGATATGTGATCCTGATTTTGTTATTCGATTGTCAGATATCGAGGATTCATTTCACTTGTTTATGAGGAATATAAATAGTTTTGATAATTTCACCCTTCATGAAAACGAAC AAGAGGCTATGAATCGAATAAAACAAACTTTTATTTTCgataaaacatcacaatcacaagtgGGATCATTCGAGAGAACCAATAATATGAGGCAATTGGACATATTAACGAATTTTCAAAAGAGATTCGTTGAACCTGCCTCAGCAAGCTCCAAAAAGAACGAAAATCACAATAAATTCCTAACCACGATTAAGTCGCTATACAATAATCGATAG
- the Mus304 gene encoding mutagen-sensitive 304 isoform X3, which translates to MLIVLTNLNVKYKSTNMFKRVETNRENDYSLPAKRPKYDTKKGPLEGVSSANKRELIEKKRGKLDDIWGDDFAEEDIEEMDFVASQACLQDDTILTQPIVEQKISSVQRFNSIPSTSKVVSNVNSVRKKGSSIYTSQCNTQSMQVETSRDISTIVSIDYKEFKDRLINREVYNSTFKLDDNIVTSESEYIKELEKLKLEHKKLLNDFITKEGEAVFLRNQLQQTQLRAENERLEKTRFIEEQANRHRTEINALCKEKEHLKTQLELQTFEVGNLMERCKLLESGNVKLKEPHTANLNVSMNKSRLSSPVNRLLISNVKSVKVKESSVQTNIHNKSNCFLKTWTPYYPLANIPNLIYDIPQPEKPIIDIQVTEKTGRRNLPILQEEDTFRIFENPELVKPVTTMIDDKRLTVEFILPEIAALQRKTRLELESENSIPIMNKLVSSTRELLLNVIIVLQTIFQAMKNDDIRDMNDIYFSNLYLNLDFNGKSVCDVNAWHECERSIEARRAFGVLSYVTLESTYLSKYIAGKTRLLTEKDESYKYYSRQMVRYDTWSEKNQDFEMFKMILQFVILVGSTRRSHQFSGLICAIMMVICNVHKKVEYCSQGMEYIYQIFKEVVFSRPLPYSYVLLSNVMMIFIKSPTHLRKLCVNSQSMAVNNWKGSLHFTPDACPLQIFLAQVENHHFDMILAIDITDTLLQFVQYILQTDIIPLRSETLESCNCCMKLLRFTIKTLSKCSNIRILGQL; encoded by the exons ATGTTAATTGTATTGACAAATCTAAATG TTAAATATAAATCAACCAATATGTTTAAACGAGTAGAAACTAACAGAGAAAATGATTATTCTCTACCCGCCAAACGACCAAAGTACGATACAAAGAAAGGACCTTTGGAAGGTGTTTCTTCTGCAAACAAGAGAGAATTAATAGAGAAAAAGCGTGGAAAATTGGATGATATATGGGGCGATGATTTTGCAGAAGAGGATATAGAAGAAATGGATTTTGTGGCATCTCAAGCTTGTTTGCAG GATGACACTATCTTGACACAACCAATTGTAGAACAAAAAATATCTTCTGTGCAAAGGTTTAATAGTATACCATCTACAAGTAAAGTTGTTTCTAATGTGAATAGTGTTCGTAAAAAAGGATCTTCTATATATACATCTCAATGTAATACTCAAAGCATGCAAGTTGAGACTTCAAGAGATATAAGTACTATAGTTTCTATTGATTACAAAGAATTTAAAGACAGATTAATAAATAGAGAAGTATATAATTCAACGTTCAAATTAGATGACAATATTGTTACATCTG AATCAGAATATATAAAGGAATTAGAGAAATTAAAACTTGAACATAAAAAGTTGTTGAATGATTTCATAACTAAAGAAGGTGAGGCAGTTTTTCTTCGTAATCAATTGCAGCAGACTCAATTACGTGCAGAGAATGAGAGATTAGAAAAGACACGTTTTATTGAAGAACAGGCAAATCGTCATAGAACGGAAATTAATGCCTTATGTAAAGAAAAAGAGCATCTGAAAACGCAACTTGAATTGCAA ACCTTTGAAGTAGGAAATTTAATGGAACGTTGTAAACTgttggaaagtggaaatgttaaACTAAAAGAACCACATACTGCAAATTTAAATGTTTCTATGAATAAAAGTAGACTCAGTTCACCAGTGAATAG GTTACTGATTTCAAATGTAAAATCAGTAAAAGTAAAAGAATCCAGCGTTCAAacaaatatccataataaaagTAATTGCTTTCTTAAGACTTGGACACCAT ATTATCCTCTCGCAAATATTCCTAATTTAATATATGATATACCACAGCCAGAGAAACCTATAATTGATATTCAAGTAACAGAAAAAACAGGTCGACGAAACCTACCTATTTTGCAAGAAGAGGATACGTTTAGAATATTTG AAAACCCAGAGTTAGTAAAACCTGTAACAACCATGATAGATGATAAGAGACTAACTGTAGAATTTATTTTACCGGAAATAGCTGCTCTTCAGCGAAAGACGAGGTTAGAGCTCGAGTCAGAAAATTCTATACCAATAATGAACAAA TTAGTTTCTAGTACAAGGGAGTTACTACTGAACGTAATAATTGTTCTTCAGACAATTTTTCAAGCTATGAAAAATGACGATATTCGAGATATGAACGACATTTACTTTTcgaatttatatttaaatctcgactttaatggaaagtctgtttgcGATGTCAACGCATGGCACGAATGTGAACGTAGTATCGAAGCTAGAAGAGCGTTCGGCGTGTTATCATATGTAACTTTGGAATCGACATACCTCAGTAAATATATTGCAGGGAAGACGCGATTACTCACAGAAAAGGATGAATCTTATAAATATTACTCGCGTCAAATGGTGCGCTATGACACATGGTCTGAAAAGAATCAAGATTTTGAGATGTTTAAGATGATCTTGCAATTCGTCATTCTGGTTGGATCGACA agAAGATCTCATCAATTTAGTGGTCTCATATGCGCAATCATGATGGTTATATGCAATGTGCAtaaaaaagttgaatattgttCACAGGG AATGGAATATATTTATCAGATATTTAAGGAAGTAGTGTTTTCAAGGCCTCTGCCTTACAGTTATGTGCTGCTCAGTAATGTAATGATGATTTTTATTAAGTCGCCAACGCACTTGCGAAAACTTTGTGTTAATTCAC AGTCGATGGCAGTGAACAATTGGAAAGGTTCTCTACACTTCACTCCAG acGCCTGCCCATTACAAATTTTCTTGGCCCAGGTGGAAAATCATCATTTCGACATGATACTCGCAATAGATATTACAGATACATTATTGCAGTTTGTGCAATATATATTACAAACAGACATCATTCCACTGAGGTCGGAGACACTGGAGTCTTGCAATTGTTGCATGAAATTACTGCGATTTACAATCAAAACACTTTCTAAATGCAGCAAT ATCAGAATTCTTGGGCAACTGTGA